One genomic window of Paeniglutamicibacter sp. Y32M11 includes the following:
- a CDS encoding amidohydrolase — translation MVDSAIFDSLDGQLEWQRELYKHFHRNPELGLQEHQTSARIETELAALGYVVQRIGGTGVVGILANGEGPVVLSRADIDALPVTEDTGLEYSSTVDGIMHACGHDMHMATLLGAAKVLADHREAWSGTHIALFQPAEETAAGAKAMVADGLVDKVPRPDVALAQHVMPVEAGRVGTTAGPILSAGDSLLITVHGRGAHGSMPHNSVDSVVLAASIVLKLQTIVSRETMPGQFAVVTVGSSNAGTAANIIPAKAELRLNIRTYDTELRKHVMASIERIVRGECAAAGSPKEPEFQYYDQFPLTSNDADVNKTVTQAFAEHFPDGQVYQATPATASEDFSTIPDAFGIPYTYWTVGCIPADTYRKAVANGTVSADIPANHSPFFAPAIDPTLETATRTQILAALAYLGKNQES, via the coding sequence CCGGAACTCGGCCTGCAGGAACACCAGACCTCCGCCCGCATCGAGACCGAGCTCGCCGCCCTGGGCTACGTGGTCCAGCGCATCGGCGGCACCGGGGTGGTCGGCATACTCGCTAATGGTGAGGGACCGGTGGTGCTGTCCCGTGCCGATATCGACGCGCTTCCGGTCACCGAGGACACGGGGCTGGAATACTCCTCCACCGTGGACGGCATCATGCACGCCTGCGGCCACGACATGCACATGGCCACCCTGCTGGGGGCAGCGAAGGTGCTGGCCGACCACCGCGAGGCTTGGTCCGGCACCCACATCGCCCTCTTCCAGCCCGCCGAGGAAACCGCCGCCGGCGCGAAGGCCATGGTTGCCGACGGCCTGGTGGACAAGGTGCCGCGCCCCGACGTCGCGCTGGCCCAGCATGTGATGCCCGTGGAGGCAGGGCGGGTGGGAACCACCGCAGGGCCGATCCTCTCCGCCGGGGACAGCCTGTTGATCACGGTCCACGGCCGCGGGGCCCACGGTTCGATGCCGCACAACTCGGTGGACTCCGTGGTGCTGGCCGCGTCGATCGTACTGAAGCTGCAGACCATCGTGTCGCGGGAAACCATGCCGGGGCAGTTCGCGGTGGTCACCGTCGGTTCCTCCAATGCCGGGACCGCGGCAAACATCATTCCGGCCAAGGCCGAGCTGCGCCTGAACATCCGCACCTACGACACCGAGTTGCGCAAGCACGTGATGGCCTCCATCGAGCGGATCGTCCGCGGGGAATGCGCCGCGGCCGGCTCCCCGAAGGAACCCGAGTTCCAGTACTACGACCAGTTCCCGCTCACCAGCAACGATGCAGACGTCAATAAAACCGTCACCCAGGCCTTCGCCGAGCACTTCCCCGACGGACAGGTCTACCAGGCCACCCCGGCCACCGCCTCCGAGGACTTCAGCACCATCCCCGACGCATTCGGCATCCCTTACACGTACTGGACCGTTGGCTGCATCCCGGCCGACACCTACCGCAAGGCCGTGGCCAACGGCACCGTCTCGGCCGACATCCCGGCCAACCACTCCCCCTTCTTCGCCCCGGCCATCGACCCGACCCTGGAGACCGCCACCCGCACCCAGATTCTCGCAGCCCTGGCCTACCTGGGCAAAAATCAAGAGAGCTAA
- a CDS encoding MFS transporter: MLAVINFWLFAQTLLNVIPGIRGQLGVEETLANLAVSITSLFSGIFIVVAGGLADRLGRVKILYAGIWLSITGSLLIALTPENLGSLTSGMLLGGRVIQGLSAACIMPSSMALVKTFYEGKARQRALSFWSIGSWGGSGFCSLFGGLMATSALGWRSIFWISVVLSVVALWLLRGTPESKAAIDPAAKQQGFDWGGLAAFIVLLVSINIYISQGAVLGWLSLGGLGLIALTAVSGLIFLYIETHRAGAFVNLKLFANGTFTGATLSNFLLNGAAGTLIVSLGLVQIAAGMSSLQSGLLTLGYLIAILATIRVGEKLLQRFGPKKPMLWGSMITGVGILMCSMTFLYIDQYIVLSVIGFTLLGVGLGFYATPSTDAALSNVPDAQVGAASGIYKMASSLGNAIGVAISAALYVAGQAVNPELISSWGLFVGRQDNVALRFGGAIGLLFNVLMVVIAIAAIIVTVPSEPKDRAPAAEPKEPHDVAPPAFGN; this comes from the coding sequence GTGCTGGCAGTCATCAACTTCTGGCTCTTCGCCCAGACCCTGCTCAATGTCATCCCCGGCATCCGTGGCCAGCTCGGCGTGGAGGAGACGCTGGCAAACCTCGCGGTGTCCATCACTTCGCTGTTCTCCGGAATCTTCATCGTCGTCGCCGGCGGCCTGGCCGACAGGCTCGGCCGGGTCAAGATCCTCTACGCCGGCATCTGGCTCTCCATCACCGGTTCGCTGCTGATCGCGCTAACCCCGGAAAACCTGGGGTCGCTGACCAGTGGCATGCTGCTGGGCGGACGCGTGATCCAGGGCCTGTCCGCCGCCTGCATCATGCCCTCCTCGATGGCGCTGGTGAAGACCTTCTACGAGGGCAAGGCACGCCAGCGTGCCCTGTCCTTCTGGTCGATCGGCTCCTGGGGCGGCTCGGGCTTCTGCTCGCTCTTCGGCGGGCTGATGGCCACCAGCGCGCTGGGCTGGCGCTCCATCTTCTGGATCTCGGTGGTCCTGTCGGTCGTGGCGCTGTGGCTGTTGCGCGGCACCCCCGAGTCGAAGGCCGCCATCGATCCGGCCGCCAAGCAGCAGGGCTTCGACTGGGGTGGGCTCGCCGCCTTCATCGTGCTGCTGGTCTCCATCAACATCTACATCTCCCAGGGCGCGGTGCTGGGCTGGCTGAGCCTCGGCGGCCTGGGCCTCATTGCCCTGACCGCGGTCTCGGGACTGATCTTCCTGTACATCGAGACGCACCGGGCCGGCGCGTTCGTGAACCTGAAGCTCTTTGCCAACGGCACCTTCACCGGCGCCACGCTGTCCAACTTCCTGCTTAACGGCGCCGCCGGCACGCTGATCGTCTCGCTGGGCCTGGTGCAGATCGCCGCGGGGATGTCCTCGCTGCAATCGGGCCTACTGACCCTGGGCTACCTCATCGCGATCCTGGCCACCATCCGCGTGGGCGAAAAGCTGCTGCAGCGCTTCGGACCGAAAAAGCCGATGCTCTGGGGTTCGATGATCACCGGCGTCGGCATCTTGATGTGCTCGATGACGTTCCTATACATCGACCAGTACATCGTGCTCTCCGTCATCGGCTTCACCCTCCTCGGCGTCGGGCTGGGCTTCTATGCCACCCCGTCCACCGACGCCGCGCTCTCCAATGTTCCGGACGCCCAGGTGGGTGCCGCCTCGGGCATCTACAAGATGGCTTCCTCGCTGGGCAACGCGATCGGCGTCGCCATCTCGGCCGCGCTTTACGTCGCGGGCCAAGCGGTCAACCCGGAACTCATCTCCTCCTGGGGCCTATTCGTCGGCCGGCAGGACAACGTGGCACTGCGCTTCGGCGGGGCCATCGGCCTGTTGTTCAACGTACTCATGGTGGTCATCGCGATCGCCGCGATCATCGTCACCGTCCCGTCCGAGCCCAAGGACCGGGCACCGGCGGCCGAACCGAAGGAACCGCACGACGTCGCTCCCCCAGCGTTCGGCAACTAA
- a CDS encoding MDR family MFS transporter — translation MTHRQVMQSLTGLLMGMFVSILAGTVVSTSLPVIVSDLRGDQTSYTWVVTATLLATTISTPIWGKLADLANRKLLLQLSLLVFVVASAIAGFSQDTNMLITMRVFQGLGAGGLTALTQIVMADIISPRERGKYMGLFGAVMALGTVGGPLIGGFITDAINWRWNFFIALPFAAIAIVLIQKTLHLPAQAKRKVSIDYAGIVLLSAGVSSLLIWVSLAGKDFEWASPTSAWMVGGALIALIAFVIVELKATEPIIPLSMFKNRTFTLSVVASISVGVSMFGTSVFLAQYMQLARGANATQSGLMTIPMMAGLLIVSTIAGAMISKHGKWKAIMVIGSVLQLAGLYLLGTIHYDTNFVLVSVYMFLLGAGLGMVMQNLVLIVQNAVTPAEIGVASSGIAFFRSLGGTVGVSVLGALMATKVADLMAAKSAELGAAIAGLGEKGKDLATSLASGNIPAVHSLPDSVRTIIEASYGDAVAYVFIVAAPLSILTILAIVFLPNLELSSQTRHERATAEAAEAGEKSALIEAEENLVEVSEAAIAATPQTTNENPSIRK, via the coding sequence ATGACCCACCGCCAAGTGATGCAATCACTCACGGGCCTGCTCATGGGCATGTTCGTCTCGATCCTTGCCGGCACCGTCGTGTCCACCTCGCTTCCGGTCATCGTTTCCGATTTACGCGGTGACCAGACCTCCTACACGTGGGTTGTCACGGCGACACTGCTGGCCACCACCATCTCGACCCCCATCTGGGGCAAACTAGCGGACCTAGCCAACCGCAAGCTGCTATTGCAGCTCTCCTTGTTGGTCTTTGTCGTCGCCTCGGCCATCGCCGGGTTCTCGCAGGACACCAACATGCTCATCACCATGCGCGTGTTCCAGGGCCTGGGCGCCGGCGGATTAACCGCGCTGACCCAGATCGTCATGGCCGACATCATCTCCCCGCGTGAACGCGGCAAGTACATGGGCCTCTTCGGCGCCGTCATGGCCCTTGGCACCGTCGGCGGACCGCTGATCGGTGGATTCATCACCGACGCCATCAACTGGCGCTGGAACTTCTTTATCGCTTTGCCCTTCGCCGCCATCGCCATCGTCCTGATCCAGAAAACGCTTCACCTTCCGGCTCAGGCCAAGCGCAAGGTATCGATCGACTACGCGGGCATCGTCTTACTCTCCGCAGGTGTCTCCTCGCTGTTGATCTGGGTTTCCCTGGCCGGCAAGGACTTCGAATGGGCCTCACCGACGTCCGCATGGATGGTCGGTGGCGCACTGATCGCGTTGATTGCCTTCGTCATCGTCGAGCTCAAGGCCACCGAGCCGATCATCCCGCTGAGCATGTTCAAAAACCGTACCTTCACCCTCTCGGTGGTTGCCTCGATCTCCGTGGGCGTGTCGATGTTCGGCACCTCGGTCTTCCTGGCCCAGTACATGCAGCTGGCTCGTGGCGCTAACGCCACCCAGTCCGGCTTAATGACCATCCCGATGATGGCCGGCCTGCTCATCGTCTCCACCATTGCCGGCGCCATGATCTCGAAGCACGGCAAGTGGAAGGCCATCATGGTCATCGGCTCGGTGCTGCAGCTCGCCGGACTCTACCTGCTGGGCACCATCCACTACGACACCAACTTCGTCCTGGTTTCCGTCTACATGTTCCTCCTCGGCGCTGGCCTAGGCATGGTCATGCAGAACCTGGTGCTGATCGTCCAGAACGCGGTGACACCGGCCGAAATCGGCGTGGCCTCCTCCGGCATCGCCTTCTTCCGTTCCTTGGGCGGTACCGTCGGAGTCTCGGTCCTCGGGGCCCTAATGGCCACCAAGGTCGCGGATCTAATGGCCGCCAAGAGCGCCGAACTGGGCGCCGCCATTGCCGGGCTCGGCGAAAAGGGCAAGGACCTGGCCACCTCGCTGGCTTCCGGGAACATCCCCGCCGTTCATTCCCTGCCCGACTCGGTGCGCACCATCATCGAGGCCTCCTACGGCGATGCCGTCGCCTACGTCTTTATTGTGGCGGCCCCGCTGAGCATCCTGACCATCCTCGCTATTGTTTTCCTTCCAAACCTGGAGTTGAGCAGCCAGACTCGCCACGAGCGGGCAACTGCCGAGGCTGCGGAAGCCGGCGAGAAGTCCGCGTTGATCGAGGCGGAGGAAAACCTCGTGGAGGTCAGCGAGGCTGCCATAGCAGCAACCCCGCAGACAACCAACGAGAATCCTTCGATTCGGAAGTAA